A genomic segment from Tolypothrix sp. NIES-4075 encodes:
- a CDS encoding DUF928 domain-containing protein gives MGGSADLKRLAWVRSVLSYFKLTLITLLLSLATSQVEAQSLNNIVSIKQNKPTDQQFPDDGDPTGRRRGGTSRRGDCPNLKTPLTALVPGEETNKKSFLGTTISEYPSFWVYLPQLGSDIRSGEFVLQDQEDNDIWRTRITLPGKSGAISVKLPQNPQYALKPNLKYHWYFNIYCNPTQKSSVYFVDAWVRRVKLTPKLQQQLNNAKSQKYKVYIANNIWYDAITNLGELRRNNSGNRAFVEDWTKLLKSVNLSELAPAPIVQIYTPNK, from the coding sequence GTGGGCGGCTCTGCCGACTTGAAGCGTCTGGCGTGGGTTAGGTCTGTTTTGTCTTACTTCAAACTTACTTTAATTACTTTACTACTTAGTTTGGCGACATCACAAGTTGAAGCGCAATCATTAAATAACATAGTTTCTATCAAACAAAATAAACCCACCGATCAGCAATTTCCCGATGATGGCGATCCTACAGGTCGTCGTCGAGGAGGAACAAGCCGGCGTGGTGATTGTCCTAACTTAAAAACGCCGTTGACAGCTTTAGTTCCTGGTGAAGAAACTAACAAGAAATCCTTCTTAGGAACAACAATCAGCGAGTATCCTAGCTTTTGGGTTTATCTTCCACAGTTAGGCAGCGATATCCGTTCTGGAGAGTTTGTCTTGCAGGATCAAGAAGATAATGACATTTGGCGTACACGAATTACCTTACCAGGAAAATCGGGAGCAATTAGTGTCAAACTGCCGCAAAATCCCCAATACGCTCTGAAGCCAAACTTGAAATATCATTGGTATTTCAACATTTATTGTAATCCGACTCAAAAGAGTTCTGTGTATTTTGTTGATGCGTGGGTACGACGAGTGAAACTAACCCCAAAACTGCAACAGCAGTTAAATAATGCAAAATCACAGAAGTACAAAGTTTATATCGCTAATAATATTTGGTATGATGCAATAACTAATTTAGGAGAATTACGCCGCAATAATTCAGGCAATCGCGCCTTTGTTGAAGATTGGACTAAATTGTTAAAATCAGTCAATTTATCAGAACTTGCACCAGCACCAATTGTGCAAATTTACACGCCGAATAAATAG
- a CDS encoding DUF29 domain-containing protein gives MTQSPVKTLYVTDFALWIEQTVNSLKSQDYSNIDWENLIEEIEGLGRRDRRELESRLTTLFEHALKRNYVNLPECYGGWEATISRTQQELSRILRDSPSLHNYLLTICDECYQNSHKNMSKEYETKFPDDCPFPNDIETLLNESFWCC, from the coding sequence ATGACTCAATCACCAGTAAAAACTCTCTATGTAACAGACTTTGCATTATGGATTGAGCAGACTGTCAATAGTTTAAAATCCCAAGACTATAGCAATATAGACTGGGAAAACTTAATTGAGGAGATAGAAGGATTGGGGAGGAGAGATAGACGGGAATTAGAAAGTCGTTTGACAACTTTATTTGAACACGCCTTAAAACGGAATTATGTAAATTTACCAGAATGTTATGGCGGTTGGGAAGCAACAATTAGCCGCACACAACAGGAATTAAGTCGTATTCTTCGAGATTCCCCTAGTTTACATAATTATTTATTAACTATATGTGATGAATGTTATCAAAATTCACACAAAAACATGAGCAAGGAATATGAAACAAAATTTCCTGATGATTGTCCTTTTCCTAACGATATAGAAACATTATTGAATGAAAGTTTTTGGTGTTGTTAA